The Bacillus xiapuensis genome window below encodes:
- a CDS encoding glutathione peroxidase, whose translation MNSLYDICVKKANGETISLSAYKENVLLIVNTASKCGFTPQFQELQKLYEKYQEKGFVVLGFPCGQFMNQELAENKEIIEFCQMNYGVTFPMFAKVKVKGSGASPLFNYLTKQQPGLITPSIKWNFTKFLIDRNGQVIARYAPQTPPFKIEKDIQKLW comes from the coding sequence CGGTGAAACGATCTCTCTCTCCGCTTACAAAGAAAACGTATTACTTATCGTCAATACGGCGAGCAAGTGCGGATTCACTCCTCAATTTCAAGAGCTTCAAAAGCTTTATGAGAAATATCAGGAAAAGGGATTTGTGGTGCTCGGATTTCCGTGCGGCCAATTTATGAATCAAGAGCTTGCGGAAAACAAAGAGATCATCGAATTTTGTCAAATGAACTATGGTGTCACGTTTCCGATGTTTGCAAAAGTAAAGGTTAAAGGCAGCGGAGCCAGCCCGTTGTTTAATTATTTAACAAAGCAGCAGCCAGGCCTTATTACCCCAAGTATTAAATGGAATTTCACCAAGTTTTTGATAGACCGGAACGGACAGGTAATAGCTCGCTATGCGCCCCAGACTCCCCCTTTCAAAATCGAAAAAGATATTCAAAAATTATGGTAA
- a CDS encoding YaaC family protein, protein MFDHFPLPKDPLLTYQSASKSRAFLLARYSALNIDHADQAAYDNCYRFMYYLEHGELFFKQAQQTALAIQPVLAFYGLSHLIKACLLTVDPYYPSSVHVLAHGLSSRKRKKQNYHFFEDDVKVQRKGLFTHFSEKLFHVKHAEGTKLNMRALLVQLPELYHLFISHFGSSPLLPLKASKPSVYYLPHQILDDYKMTGNRLANYLKEKTNEQLRIVSTQPNYLLLQMPPKRAIAPCRCHLFEQQWYFSRCKTNEAFFPELMIYYALLYNLSMIARYETEWWYELIKMTPGEEFPFIKQFLSLCIQKSALLIAEVLKTEQA, encoded by the coding sequence ATGTTTGATCATTTTCCTTTGCCCAAAGACCCGCTGTTAACTTATCAAAGCGCGTCAAAATCTCGAGCCTTTTTGCTTGCCCGCTACAGTGCTTTAAACATAGATCATGCAGATCAAGCCGCTTATGATAACTGCTACCGCTTTATGTATTATCTCGAACATGGGGAATTATTTTTTAAACAGGCTCAGCAAACGGCTCTCGCCATACAGCCCGTTCTGGCTTTTTACGGACTGAGCCATTTAATCAAAGCTTGTCTGCTAACGGTTGACCCTTACTATCCTTCGAGCGTTCATGTCCTCGCTCACGGACTGTCTTCCCGAAAACGAAAAAAACAAAATTACCATTTTTTTGAGGATGATGTCAAAGTTCAACGAAAGGGGCTCTTCACTCATTTTAGCGAGAAATTGTTTCACGTGAAACATGCAGAAGGAACAAAATTAAATATGAGAGCCCTTTTAGTGCAGCTCCCAGAATTATATCACCTTTTTATTAGCCATTTCGGTTCTTCGCCTTTACTTCCTTTAAAAGCAAGTAAGCCTTCCGTATATTATTTGCCTCATCAAATTTTAGACGACTATAAAATGACTGGAAACCGTCTAGCCAACTATTTAAAAGAAAAAACAAACGAGCAATTGCGGATTGTTTCAACTCAGCCAAACTATTTATTATTGCAAATGCCGCCTAAACGGGCCATTGCTCCCTGCCGATGTCATTTATTTGAGCAGCAATGGTATTTTTCCCGCTGCAAAACAAACGAAGCTTTCTTTCCAGAACTAATGATTTATTATGCTTTACTTTACAATTTAAGCATGATCGCCCGCTATGAAACAGAATGGTGGTATGAATTAATAAAGATGACACCCGGGGAAGAATTTCCTTTTATTAAACAATTTTTATCCCTTTGTATTCAAAAGTCTGCTTTATTAATTGCAGAAGTGTTAAAAACAGAGCAAGCATAA